GTCAAAGAAGGCTAGtggggcggttggagtaggggtCTGGAAGGAGATTCTAAAGAATCTGATTGGTGCTGGGGAAATCTGGTTTTTTCTAGTTGGGAAGGgctccaaaatcaaattttggaaagatactTGGTGCATTGATACACCGTTGTCCCATTGTTCAATCATCTTTTTGTCATGGCCGCGCATAGGGACGCAACGATtgaggagatgtgggatcaAAATTCTGGTCAAGGAGATTGGAACCTTGTCTTTGTGAGAGACTTCAATGATTGAGAGCTGGATATGGTTGGGGAGTTGCTCCACACCttgaggggtcataggccttCTTTGGAGGAAGATTCAGTTATGTGGAGGCGAGGAAGAAATGGTCTAttcagggtcaaggaagcttatagGCTGTTGGACAACCCTAATGCCACAGCTTTTCATTCAAGGAGCATATGGGTggatagggtgccaactaaagttgtttttttttgcttgggaggcgacgtgggggaaggtgctcactCTGGACAGGCTCCAGATAAGAGGGGTGCAACTCCTAATTGTTGCTtctgtgtggttgtgaagaagagaatgtaaatcatattcttttacactgtatagtgactaGAGCTCTGTGGGATATTATTTTGGGTTAGTAGATATTAAATGGGTCttcccagaaactgtaaaggaggtcttaactTCCTGGAGGGGCCcatttgtagggaagaaaaagaaaaaggtttggaaatcCATACCGTTGTGtgttttttggacggtttggaaggagaggaataggttagcttttagggggggtgtGTTGAATATCCAGATattaaagaattcttttgtttgtaacttaTGGAGCTGggccaaagtgtatttaggCGAGGAGTCTCTCTCCCTTATAGGCCTTTTGGAGTGGGTAGcatccacttaaggggaggtaGTCTTTTTTTGGTCCTGTTCTTTTTTGAGGCTGTAGccgccttgtatactccctgtatgctttgtggcttttagccttttctaatgcatatcttatttacttatcaaaaaaaaaaaaaattaaagagtagaTTGATTTCTGTAAGAATTATCATCATTGGTAATTAATTGCAATATGAATCTTTGAGAGACTTGAATTTTTTGCTCCCTTTGTGTTTATAGTGAAACTAGTATCACTCATGCATACGGTATATAGCCCACTACCTTATATTTGTCAAAAATACATGACTTTCTCACAAGCATTattcttgaataaaaaaaaatatgttcacTTTTATAACATGATTACTTTTTTGCTCATGCATTTCATTCCCTAGTTTCCTGACTTGTTGACCATATTTTGTGAAGAATTAACTACTTCATATTTCCTAGAACAAAATAATCCGTAGTTTGAAATACATTACTGCGCCTTTAGTGGTAAGCATATTGGATCAGAAACTAAACCTATTCAAGTGGTTGAAAGATTTGGTAAGTTTACATCTTGTCCTTTTCCAAGCAGATAATTCTTTACTCACAGTAGTACTTTTTTCAGGGAGAATGTGAAGATTATCGACAGAAAGTGAAAGAGGGCTTGTATAAAAGACTTACTATTGTAAGTTCTCTCATACAGAACAATTTCATATCTTTTCTAGGAGTTTGTAGATTTCTCATACAGAACGATTTAATATCTTTTCTAGGAGTTTGTAGACCTCTCATGCAGAACAATTTAATATCTTTTCTGGGAGTTTGTAGAAATTCAAATATCCTCCTATGTAATATGAACTAGTGCTACAGTCATATTCCTGTTACTCTCTCTGCtatatttttttgtctcattgttaGAGAAGAGAAGGGTAGGAAgcacatatattttttcttttaaacatgCGCAGTCCCCAAACATTTGCATCGACACACATTCATGCACATGGAAAGACTCCTTTGCAAGATACTAAACTCCAATTCAGATTTTCTAAGATTGCAGCTGAAGGGGCATTTAGATCATCACTTCTACTACAACTATATCCAATTTAGTCAACCATGTTTATAGTGGTCTTAATGAATTGTTTGATGCCTAAGAAAATCTCCTTTTACATAACgtaaaattagaaatgaaagcATGGAAGATCCATTAAACTTCTTTCTCTGCCATGACATCAGCAAAACTGGTTTACCAAAGTGACACCCGTTTAAGCATTGCTCTTTTCTCTTAAGACAATGTCCTTGTCCTACTTTAATATGCTAGCCTTCTTGCTAGCATCACCCCCTAGAACTTGAATCACTGCCTATTTTCTGTTTACACTTACTTCCTCAAACAAGCACAATTACCTAGCAATGTGAAAAAGCATTTAACAGTTCAGAATACATGTACCAGGATGGAAAATATCAatccatccaaaaaaaaaatttgcctGTAACAAATGAGGAAGACGAATCTCTTATTTTGTATTATCTGTCCTGTGAATAGTTTTTaagtctattttttaaaaataaaaaataaaataataaaaataaaaaaaaaattggtggctTGTCTTTTTGTGATTAAAATGCTTTTTTTGGGTTGCATTAGGTAGAATTTTGCCTaacttttttattgaaaaaattggatAATTTCTTAGGTTAGTATGACTTTTAGTTGAATGTTGCTACAAGTACATATTTGTTTATAGAAAATggtttatttaacattttttattgaaaaaattggaatctcTTGTTTGACAGGTGGAGCTTGAAGAGAAGGCCAGAAGTCTGCATGAAGATATAACCAAGCATGTAAATATGTTATCCTGATATAATGATTCCTTAACACCTCAAGGGACactactttctattttatttttgttcttttatagTTTTACCTATTTCTCGAAGAACATAATGGTTCTAAGTGTCAAAATCATTACTCAGGAGTCTAGCAAATGAACCACCAAGTGCCCATGCGAAATTAactcaaaaagggaaaaaaaaaactcatgaatATGTCATATGAGTTGACGAAGCAATCCCAATGGGGCTACTGATGTGCTCATTGGTCTATTCTCTATTGTCCTACAGTTGGACTTGAGAACATGGATAGGAAACTTGCATGCCTGGAGTGCCTACTGGATTACTGAGATAGAGTAACCTTCTATATCTTATATTGTTTTTGGATGACATATTAAATTGTTAAAGAAGTGTCTGAAATCCTAAAAGGTCACATATATTCATAGTTCTCTGTTTTTGGGTGCTATTGTTAAATGGCAGTATTCTTGTCTCTCACTGTCAATACTCCATACTATCATTTACACAATTGTGGAGAGAATTGAACCGTTGAGTTGGGAAGCATTTGAATGTTCCATGGACATAAAATGTTCCTATCTCACAATACATAGTATTTAAAATGAGTCCATTTTGTTTCCTAGCATTTAAATCTtagttctttcaaaattttctcttagGTCATTTTAGAATTTCAATGAATGATCTTATTTCTATACTGTATatgatttttgttgattatgAAGACTTTCAAAGCCGATATATGTTCAAATGCTAGCTGAAACATTAAGCAATCGTTTCGTTTCCATTTCATACCTAAATGTATCCTTATATGCAGTAGCAATTCCATTTATTTGGATATCTGtttcttacttgtttttttttttttctctgtttttctttgcATTGTATGGAAATATTAATGACAGTGGATTGAAAAGAGATTTCTCTATTACAAAACCTAATTGATCGAGCCAATGAGAAGGGATGGAGGAGAGAATATCCTTTGATGTTGTACTGTAAGTTGTAACTCAAGAATTGGAACTAGCAATATACAACTAATGTGtatattagattttaatatATGCTGAATGCTTATACAGGATTTTATTCTGTAAATGCACCCACAAACACCTCTAAATTAAGTGGAACATTCTTGAACAAGCTCTGACCAATTATATTCAGTTAATGGTATGCACCAGGTGAAGACAAGCTTCTGACAACAAAAGCCAAATTTGTTTTTGCTCTACAAAATCCAGTTAGTTCCTATTTCTACACTATCTTTCTCAGTTGGACAAAGAAGTGACCAGTGCAAACTGTCCATCTAGTCAAACTTAATGAATTTCGAGTCTCAATATCTGTttgtattgttttcttttcttgggtTACTTCCCTGTTGTGTGCACCCACTCATAGGTATTTAACATCTGTATGTCCCTATGCATTCATGTACTGGTCTTTAGCACTCATCAAATGTATTTACCTCAACAAAAAGGCAATGTACCCCTTAACCTGTGTGGTGCTATACGCTGTTTGAGTACTTAGATAGAAAGCAGCTGTTAATGTCATCAACAGAACAGTCCCGACTCTTAAATGAGGTTCCAAAAGCAATTCCAGATATAGAAGAGCTTGAACCTGCTTCTGGGGATTCTTCTGCAGATGATAAACAAGTAGATAATGGCTCACCCAGAACGATCCTCATTGAGACTACTAAAACACCCAGTGataaattgaaaggaaaagGTACTTCGATGAGTGTTACAGATGTTGCAGGTTGGCTACGCAATTCTAATTCTATTCATTAGTTCCTTtaattattcaaaacaaaaagggttcttattttttattgctttttttcTCTAAAACTTATTTTGCTTGGAATTTAATAGAGCCATTGTGTTCCATGATCAAATAGGAGATGAAGATCTATCAGGTATTAGCTAGGTTTCTAAATTATAACAGAACTTAAAGATTTCTACTCGACTGGAGCCCCTTTAGATTCTGTCCTTTCAATCATTTACAATCCTTTTACAACATTCTCAGTATTCAAAACTATGAAACTAAATTCTGATTGCATTCATGTCCATGCCGATGTTGAACATTGAGGTTGTCCCAAACTGAATATTTATCCAAAACTGTATTCCTGCAGGGCCTTTCTCTTTACACCAATTTCATGTTCTATTGGCTACATTGTTACCTTCTCTTTGAACCCATATTCATTCCCATTATTAAATGCCTTTTTTTCTTAGCATAAAATAGATTGTtgcatttgatataaaatctTATGACAAAGAGTTTTCCTAAAATGCACGCTGGACATCTCAAGCGAATGGATTGTTTCTATTTTGATCCCCAGAATAGATCCATTACACAAAATGGAGCCATCactgaaaaaaattttaaaaatctagagaaaaattattttacagaataaaaaaaaacactctgaGTGCAACAATATATATGCTATTGTAAAAAATATGATCCGATATTAAATACATCAAAATGTTTTACTTAAATGGAAAGTCCAAAGTCACTCTTGGAAAAGTAAAATCATTTGGCTCTGTTTCTTTGATTgcaattcataaaaatattttcctggTCTTTGTTTGGAGGAGCCCATCATAATTTCAGAACAGCAAAAGGCTTGTAACtttcttttcatgttttctttttcggcaaaagaaagaggaaaaaacttCATTATATTATTACAGGATATGGAGATATAAGCAATAAAAGTTCTGCTTCTGGGATTATTGGATCTGGTTCAGGCAGTGATGAGGATGGGAACAAAGAAGCCACTGATGGAAATGCTTCTCAAAAAGATAACGAAGGTTTAGATATTctttttattcctttatttttgctAAGGGAACGCCATGTTTCAGTTCCTAGAGACAAAAGCTTCCATTTGTAATACCTTTGTAAGAGAAAGGCTTGTAATTTTTTGCAAGATTTCTTTGCGACAAAGCTTATCATGTACATGCTTTTACAGGAGATGGAAATAACAAGGAACATTCTGCTGATGAGATTGTTGGATCTGATTCAGCCAGTGATATAAATGGGAAAGGAAAGACGACAATTGGGAATACTGATACAAAAGGTACAGAGGATTTAAATATCCCTAATATTGCTTTGTCTTGGCCTAGGGAATGTTGTGTTTGAGTTCTCTGAGGCAAAAGCTTCCATTTGGAAGTGCAAAGTTGGATATTTTATGCATGCATATGTGTGGAAATCCCTCCAATGTCAATTGAGAGTACAAACTCATATTGTgtacaaaaaaattgatattggTTCGAAtctgaaaaaaatcaaatgattatTGATGTATTATAGTAACTAAATGATTCATAATTCAACTGATTTATTGTTGTAACCTGCATTTTCCAATAATATGTTTAAGTGCATAAATAGACTCCTGAAAGATAAGTAGACACAGGAAGTTGTCATCGAGATCTATCTAGTTCTAAATATCTTTGAACTCCTTCCATTTAACATGtgtatatatgtgtatatacaTGTATGCATGTAACATTTGTGTGTGTCAAAATCTGCACGATAAGACTTCATTGATTGAATGTTAGTTGAACTTGACAACTTTGTGATAGAAATGCCCTTGAACTCAATTTCTTTCTGATGAAAATGCCTCAAATTCAACAACTTTGTGGTAAATGGAGCTGTTTCAAGAACATCATTAGGTTATGTGTGGTTCCTGAAAAGTAATAAGAAAATGCTGaggaaaattatttcttttatgtttggATGTCATGAAAAAGGGCAAGGAAAAAAATACCAaggaaaagatgagaaaaatattaaaatattttccttagaGAAAAGGTGGAGAAAGTTTGGGAAAAGtgtatttttcaataattaaattttctttccatcaaattttccatgGACAATCCACCaagagaaaaattttataatcttttcttatcttttcctttctctacatatatatttatttttttctatcttttcctAATTTCGTTTTGTCTTTTTTCTAGTCATTAGATTCTTTCAATAACATAAATGGAAGTTTAATCTAGCATCTTGTTTATTCTTTTCTGCATCTCATCAGTTGATGAAGAAAAGCAGCAATTGTCTGAAGCATCTGAAGCAGCTGGGTCAGAAGAGCTGTTTCAGCAATGTCAGCAATCTCAAATTATCACTCCTGTGGGTCGATCAGACCTCATTCTTCAAAAAATGTCAAGGCAGATGACTTCATGTTTTGCTGGTGAAAAACAAATGGCACCAGTAGCCAAGTTCATTGAATtgagtgatgatgatgatgatgatgatgaagatgataaTGATGGAAGAAAGACCCCTGAGGCTGCGAAGCAGAAGCAGACACAGAATGCCCCTGAATGTGAAGCATGGCACTGTGTGGGTCCTCTGGGTGAAAGAAAGGGCCCATTCTCATTGCCATTGCTGAAACGCTGGAGCGACTCCAGTCCTTATGCCTCAAAGTACAAGGTCTGGAAGACAGGCCAGTGTGAAGACAAAGCAATCCTTTTGGGCGATGCCATTCGCCAGCTTTTCCCTGAGAACCCAAAGAAAAACTGAGGGTCCATGCCAGTGTCTGCCAAATGTAAATGCTATAGGCTCGAAACTGAAGGTTTGGATGATGGGTCAGAACCAAGTAATCGTTTCATTTTTTACTATATGCACCAGAACAATCCTTATGAATAATTTACCTTTTTGAAGTTATGCACCAGAACTTCCTcatggaagaagccatggatttctgtC
The window above is part of the Vitis riparia cultivar Riparia Gloire de Montpellier isolate 1030 chromosome 12, EGFV_Vit.rip_1.0, whole genome shotgun sequence genome. Proteins encoded here:
- the LOC117926139 gene encoding nucleolin 2-like isoform X1 encodes the protein MSSTEQSRLLNEVPKAIPDIEELEPASGDSSADDKQVDNGSPRTILIETTKTPSDKLKGKGTSMSVTDVAGYGDISNKSSASGIIGSGSGSDEDGNKEATDGNASQKDNEGDGNNKEHSADEIVGSDSASDINGKGKTTIGNTDTKVDEEKQQLSEASEAAGSEELFQQCQQSQIITPVGRSDLILQKMSRQMTSCFAGEKQMAPVAKFIELSDDDDDDDEDDNDGRKTPEAAKQKQTQNAPECEAWHCVGPLGERKGPFSLPLLKRWSDSSPYASKYKVWKTGQCEDKAILLGDAIRQLFPENPKKN
- the LOC117926139 gene encoding nucleolin 2-like isoform X2 gives rise to the protein MSSTEQSRLLNEVPKAIPDIEELEPASGDSSADDKQVDNGSPRTILIETTKTPSDKLKGKGYGDISNKSSASGIIGSGSGSDEDGNKEATDGNASQKDNEGDGNNKEHSADEIVGSDSASDINGKGKTTIGNTDTKVDEEKQQLSEASEAAGSEELFQQCQQSQIITPVGRSDLILQKMSRQMTSCFAGEKQMAPVAKFIELSDDDDDDDEDDNDGRKTPEAAKQKQTQNAPECEAWHCVGPLGERKGPFSLPLLKRWSDSSPYASKYKVWKTGQCEDKAILLGDAIRQLFPENPKKN